One stretch of Planococcus sp. PAMC 21323 DNA includes these proteins:
- the ftsA gene encoding cell division protein FtsA, translating to MSQSELYVSLDIGSSSVKVLIGEMANKSLNVIGVGNVKSNGIKKGAIVDIDATVQSIKKAVDQAERMIGKSIHEVVLGIPANKAVLQPVKGIVAVNSENREITDEDLDRVLEAAQVMSIPPERELVNIIPEQYIVDHLGEIKDPRGMIGIRLEMDGTMVTTSKTILHNVLRCVERAGLEIRDIYVQPLAAGSYALTEDEKNHGTACIDIGGGSTSISIFQEGHLTASTVIPVGGDHVTKDLSIILKTPTDQAEKIKLEHGHAFFEDASEDEVFEVPVIGSDSTEQYNQKYISEIIGVRLEELFELILDEFYRLGVQDLPGGVVLTGGTAKLDGLPELARNILQTRVRLFTPEFIGVREPQYTTAVGLIQYAYMEDVFYGRIGNAGAVAGAAKVEHQEVQQPKKQKQPKQNSEGVVTKAKKMFDRFFE from the coding sequence TTGAGTCAATCAGAATTATATGTAAGTTTAGACATCGGTTCGTCTTCCGTTAAAGTTTTAATCGGAGAAATGGCTAACAAGTCATTGAATGTAATTGGTGTCGGAAATGTAAAATCTAATGGGATAAAAAAAGGTGCGATTGTTGACATAGATGCAACGGTTCAGTCCATTAAAAAAGCTGTTGATCAAGCAGAGCGCATGATCGGTAAATCGATTCACGAAGTAGTATTAGGAATCCCAGCTAACAAAGCAGTATTGCAACCAGTTAAAGGGATTGTGGCAGTAAACAGTGAAAATCGTGAAATTACCGATGAGGACTTAGATCGTGTATTAGAAGCGGCACAAGTAATGTCAATACCACCAGAACGGGAATTGGTAAACATCATTCCTGAGCAATACATTGTTGACCATTTAGGAGAAATCAAAGATCCTCGAGGCATGATTGGTATTCGCCTTGAAATGGATGGTACAATGGTGACAACTTCAAAAACAATTTTACACAACGTACTTCGATGCGTAGAAAGAGCGGGGCTTGAAATACGTGATATTTACGTTCAACCGCTTGCAGCAGGAAGTTATGCGTTGACTGAAGATGAGAAAAATCATGGCACAGCGTGTATCGATATCGGCGGAGGATCTACTTCTATATCTATCTTCCAAGAAGGCCACTTAACTGCTTCTACCGTAATTCCAGTTGGAGGCGACCACGTTACAAAAGATTTGTCCATTATTTTAAAGACACCGACAGATCAAGCTGAAAAAATTAAACTTGAACATGGTCATGCGTTTTTTGAAGATGCTTCAGAAGATGAAGTTTTTGAAGTTCCAGTTATTGGATCTGATTCAACAGAACAGTATAATCAAAAATACATATCTGAAATAATCGGAGTTCGCCTGGAAGAACTTTTTGAACTGATTTTAGATGAGTTTTACCGCTTAGGCGTACAAGACTTGCCAGGAGGAGTCGTTTTAACAGGCGGCACGGCTAAATTGGATGGACTGCCAGAACTTGCGCGTAATATTCTGCAAACTCGCGTTCGTCTATTTACACCAGAATTTATCGGCGTTCGCGAACCACAGTACACGACAGCAGTTGGCTTAATTCAATATGCATACATGGAAGATGTTTTCTATGGCCGTATTGGAAACGCTGGAGCTGTTGCCGGAGCTGCAAAAGTAGAACATCAAGAAGTACAACAACCTAAGAAGCAAAAGCAGCCAAAGCAAAATTCTGAAGGTGTCGTAACAAAAGCTAAAAAGATGTTTGATCGATTCTTTGAATAA
- a CDS encoding DUF881 domain-containing protein, giving the protein MKRKIFTRFTSIMFLIGLMTAVQYNTINEPDRRDTRDVWEVRQELSREKKLHSQLLSEVGSLDETLNKYNTAADESPEQALRETAGELRSAVGLSETTGPGFEVLVEPSMEAVALGLEIEGISPDLLIRLVNEINRYEAIHVSVDGKRIINTTSIRDINGQTSVNAKPVETPPFSIKIISKSMEDSEKLYNHLLGSRILDDFYIDNMSLTVSAPQSDMIIEAYDGIIDTKYLQAIEEE; this is encoded by the coding sequence GTGAAAAGAAAAATCTTTACTCGTTTTACGTCGATCATGTTTTTAATCGGGTTAATGACCGCAGTACAATACAACACGATCAATGAACCAGACAGGCGTGATACGCGGGATGTGTGGGAAGTCAGACAAGAGTTATCAAGAGAGAAAAAACTGCATTCTCAATTGCTTTCAGAAGTAGGTAGTCTCGATGAAACTTTAAACAAATATAATACAGCTGCAGATGAAAGCCCTGAGCAAGCATTACGTGAAACAGCTGGAGAACTTAGATCGGCTGTTGGTTTATCAGAAACAACTGGGCCTGGATTTGAAGTTTTAGTGGAACCATCGATGGAAGCGGTTGCGTTAGGATTGGAAATCGAAGGAATTTCGCCAGATTTACTGATCCGATTAGTCAATGAAATCAATCGATATGAAGCAATTCATGTTTCGGTAGATGGCAAACGGATCATAAATACAACATCGATACGAGATATAAACGGTCAGACGTCTGTAAATGCAAAACCAGTTGAAACACCACCATTTTCGATAAAAATTATTTCGAAGTCGATGGAAGACTCGGAAAAACTGTATAATCATTTATTAGGATCACGAATTCTAGATGATTTTTATATCGATAATATGTCACTAACAGTTTCGGCGCCACAAAGCGATATGATAATTGAAGCATATGACGGCATTATCGATACTAAATATTTACAAGCGATAGAGGAGGAATAG
- a CDS encoding RluA family pseudouridine synthase, with amino-acid sequence MEDLTIEITKEMAGERVDKAVSSIDGDWSRSQISNWVKEGAVKVNGETVKPNYKVRLQDIIIVTPPELEELDVVPEDLDLEIIYEDEDVLVVNKPKGMVVHPAPGHAKGTLVNGLMHHCTDLSGINGVVRPGIVHRIDKDTSGLLMVAKNDASHTSLVDQLVKKTVTRKYVALVHGHIPHDKGTIQAPIARDPKERQNMAIVDKGKHAVTHFRVLERFGDFTLVECRLETGRTHQIRVHMKYIGYPLVGDPKYGPKKTMDVGGQALHAEVIGFVHPKTNEYMEFSAEPPAEFAELLESLRDKD; translated from the coding sequence ATGGAAGATTTAACGATTGAAATTACAAAAGAAATGGCCGGCGAACGAGTAGATAAAGCTGTGTCATCGATAGATGGAGACTGGTCACGTTCACAGATCAGCAATTGGGTCAAAGAAGGTGCAGTAAAAGTTAACGGAGAAACTGTAAAACCGAATTACAAAGTACGTTTGCAAGATATTATCATTGTCACTCCACCTGAATTGGAAGAATTAGATGTAGTTCCTGAAGATTTAGATTTGGAAATTATTTATGAAGATGAAGATGTTTTAGTGGTTAACAAACCAAAAGGCATGGTCGTTCATCCAGCTCCAGGACACGCTAAAGGTACATTGGTTAATGGTTTAATGCATCACTGTACAGATTTGTCAGGAATCAATGGCGTCGTGCGTCCAGGGATTGTCCACCGTATTGATAAAGATACATCTGGCTTATTGATGGTGGCTAAAAATGACGCTTCACATACGTCATTAGTTGATCAATTAGTGAAAAAGACTGTTACGCGTAAATATGTAGCGCTAGTCCATGGTCACATTCCTCACGATAAAGGAACGATCCAAGCACCGATTGCGCGCGATCCAAAAGAACGCCAAAACATGGCAATCGTCGATAAAGGAAAACATGCCGTAACACATTTCCGAGTTTTGGAACGTTTTGGTGATTTTACATTAGTAGAATGCCGTTTAGAAACAGGCAGAACGCACCAAATCCGTGTGCACATGAAATACATTGGCTATCCACTTGTTGGAGATCCGAAATATGGACCGAAGAAAACAATGGATGTTGGCGGTCAAGCACTTCACGCGGAAGTTATCGGTTTTGTTCATCCCAAAACGAATGAATACATGGAGTTTTCTGCAGAGCCACCAGCTGAATTTGCAGAACTTCTAGAATCTCTTCGCGATAAGGATTGA
- a CDS encoding YggS family pyridoxal phosphate-dependent enzyme has product MKPIKPKFEEITEQLSAINDTIQIIAVTKQVGIERTEEAIQAGIHHLGENRPEGLTKKIEAIDEDVSWHYIGNLQTRKVKDVINEIDYLHSLDRLSLAKEIQKRANRPINCFVQVNVSGEESKSGIEPEDTINFIKSLETYDNIKVVGLMTMAPNTTDETIIREAFKGLKSLQLQVSEKKWAHAPCTECSMGMSNDYLIAAQEGASFVRIGTALVGAESEAKKWA; this is encoded by the coding sequence ATGAAACCAATCAAACCTAAATTTGAAGAAATTACAGAACAATTATCTGCTATAAATGACACGATACAGATTATTGCAGTAACAAAACAAGTTGGCATTGAACGCACAGAAGAAGCGATTCAAGCAGGGATTCATCATCTGGGTGAAAACCGTCCAGAAGGATTGACAAAAAAAATCGAAGCGATTGATGAAGATGTGTCTTGGCATTATATAGGCAATCTACAAACGAGAAAAGTAAAAGATGTCATAAACGAAATTGATTATTTACATTCGTTAGACCGATTAAGTTTGGCAAAAGAAATTCAAAAGCGTGCAAACCGACCTATAAACTGTTTTGTTCAAGTAAATGTGTCAGGAGAAGAGTCGAAAAGTGGTATCGAACCCGAAGATACGATAAACTTTATCAAATCGCTCGAAACTTATGACAATATTAAAGTGGTTGGATTGATGACTATGGCACCAAATACAACTGATGAAACTATAATTCGTGAAGCATTTAAAGGATTAAAATCACTCCAACTTCAAGTGTCTGAGAAAAAATGGGCACATGCACCATGTACAGAATGTTCGATGGGCATGTCTAACGACTACTTAATTGCTGCTCAAGAAGGAGCTAGTTTTGTCCGAATTGGTACAGCATTGGTTGGGGCAGAAAGTGAGGCAAAAAAATGGGCGTGA
- a CDS encoding YlmH family RNA-binding protein, producing MEEIFQHFRKEEQQFIEQVSGWLREVEDRYSPKVTDFLDPRQRFIVEAVMGSTDVKMMASGIFKDAERQRVLLYPSYFEPQQEDFNITVFELKYPSKFVNLRHPDILGSLMSLGLDRSKFGDIRIDNERVQLAVMNEISPYMQSNFVSAAKVKVQLNELSDVTEMIETSEEWTEESYTVSSMRLDTVMSSVYNISRQKAAALIHGGKVKVNWTLQEQPSFELHESDMISSRGFGRVRLIMIEGRTKKDKVRLQIGRLETKN from the coding sequence ATGGAAGAGATATTTCAGCATTTCAGAAAAGAAGAGCAGCAGTTTATTGAACAAGTTTCTGGATGGCTTCGTGAAGTTGAAGACCGTTATTCACCAAAGGTAACGGACTTTCTTGATCCGCGGCAGCGATTTATCGTAGAAGCAGTGATGGGGTCAACTGATGTAAAAATGATGGCTTCGGGGATTTTTAAAGATGCAGAACGACAACGTGTATTGCTGTATCCTTCTTATTTTGAGCCCCAACAAGAAGATTTTAATATTACAGTTTTCGAGTTAAAATACCCGTCAAAGTTTGTTAATTTGCGTCATCCTGATATATTGGGATCGTTAATGTCACTTGGACTTGATCGAAGCAAATTTGGGGACATTCGTATTGATAATGAACGCGTTCAGCTTGCTGTTATGAATGAAATTAGTCCGTATATGCAAAGTAATTTTGTGAGTGCCGCAAAAGTGAAAGTTCAATTAAATGAACTATCAGATGTTACAGAAATGATCGAGACAAGCGAAGAGTGGACAGAAGAGTCTTATACCGTCAGCTCGATGCGACTGGATACAGTAATGAGTTCTGTTTATAATATTTCACGTCAAAAAGCTGCAGCTTTAATTCACGGAGGGAAAGTGAAAGTCAATTGGACTTTGCAAGAACAACCTTCATTTGAACTCCATGAATCGGACATGATATCTTCAAGAGGGTTTGGTCGAGTTCGATTGATTATGATCGAAGGACGAACGAAAAAAGACAAAGTTCGCTTGCAAATCGGCCGTCTAGAAACAAAAAACTAG
- the lspA gene encoding signal peptidase II: protein MFIYYGIALFIIALDQWTKWLVLKNMELGERISVIDPYLGWLSHRNRGAAWGMLEGQMWLFAIITIAVIIGILYYFHKHAKGQPLFQLSLMVLLGGAVGNFIDRMYRGEVVDFVDVLIPVIDYDFPIFNIADAALTIGVVLMVIYIIYDEKQQKKKVS from the coding sequence ATGTTTATTTATTATGGAATTGCACTATTCATAATTGCATTAGATCAATGGACAAAATGGTTAGTACTGAAAAATATGGAATTGGGTGAACGGATTTCGGTCATTGACCCGTATCTTGGATGGTTGTCGCACCGAAATCGTGGCGCCGCTTGGGGTATGCTAGAAGGACAGATGTGGCTGTTCGCTATTATTACTATAGCGGTTATCATCGGAATACTTTATTATTTTCATAAACATGCAAAAGGGCAACCTTTGTTTCAGTTAAGCTTAATGGTTCTCTTAGGAGGCGCAGTTGGCAATTTTATCGATCGGATGTATCGGGGAGAAGTAGTAGATTTTGTTGATGTGCTAATTCCTGTGATTGATTATGATTTCCCAATATTTAATATTGCAGATGCTGCATTAACGATTGGTGTCGTATTGATGGTTATTTATATTATTTATGACGAAAAACAACAAAAGAAAAAGGTGTCTTAA
- the ileS gene encoding isoleucine--tRNA ligase has translation MEYKDTLLMPKTDFPMRGNLPNREPEMQQKWEDMNIYKQVQDRTAGRPFFVLHDGPPYANGDLHMGHALNKVLKDMIVRSRSMMGFHAPYVPGWDTHGLPIEQALTNKGVNRKEMSLAEFRKLCEEYAFQQIDNQRSQFKRIGVRGDWENPYVTLKPAYEARQIEVFGKMANKGYIYKGLKPVYWSPSSESSLAEAEIEYHDKKSPSIYVSFPVTDGKGVLAEGTNFVIWTTTPWTIPANLGIAVHAKLDYAEVSVNGSLYVVAQELLKEVSEELGWTDPEVVRVIKGEELEHILAKHPLYDRTALVMLGEHVTTDSGTGCVHTAPGHGEDDFLIGKKYGLDVLCPVDERGVMTAEAPGFEGEFYDKANKSVTEALEKVGALEKLTFITHSYPHDWRTKKPVIYRATAQWFVSIEAFRDQILKAIKETSFTPAWGETRLFNMLRDRGDWNISRQRVWGVPIPVFYAENGDPVITEETIAHIAKLFREHGSNVWFERSTAELLPPGFTHPSSPNGEFTKEMDIMDVWFDSGSSHQGVLVEREDLQYPADLYLEGSDQYRGWFNSSLTTSVAINGHAPYKGILSHGFTLDGNGRKMSKSLGNVIVPSKVMNQMGADILRLWVASVDYTADVRVSDENFKQVSEVYRKIRNTLKFLHGNLADFNEQEHRVAFEDMREMDQYMAMKLQKMVETVRKGYETYEFSTIYHALNNYCANDLSSFYLDVAKDVVYIENADHPHRRAMQTVMFDSLMSILKLAAPIIPHTADELWSYLSFVEEESVQLTDFPEVVSNPAFEGLNDKWSKFMDVRDDVLKALEEARAAKTIGKSLEAKVTVFGDKELATLLASTDENLAQLFIVSKYEYGGTQDQAPEHAVKINEVSVTVEKATGEKCERCWTISEEIGQSEAHPTLCPRCASVVETQFA, from the coding sequence ATGGAATACAAAGATACCTTATTGATGCCAAAAACAGATTTTCCAATGCGTGGCAATTTGCCGAATCGTGAGCCAGAAATGCAACAAAAATGGGAAGACATGAATATTTACAAACAAGTGCAAGATCGTACTGCGGGTCGTCCGTTTTTCGTTCTTCATGATGGACCTCCGTATGCGAACGGTGATTTGCATATGGGCCATGCGCTTAACAAAGTATTAAAAGATATGATCGTTCGCTCGCGCTCGATGATGGGCTTCCATGCACCATACGTTCCAGGCTGGGACACGCACGGTTTGCCGATCGAACAAGCGTTAACAAACAAAGGTGTAAACCGCAAAGAAATGTCTTTAGCGGAATTCCGCAAGCTATGTGAAGAATATGCTTTCCAACAAATCGACAATCAACGCTCTCAATTCAAGCGTATTGGTGTTCGTGGCGATTGGGAAAATCCTTATGTGACATTAAAACCAGCTTATGAAGCACGACAAATCGAAGTGTTTGGTAAGATGGCTAATAAAGGTTATATCTACAAAGGATTGAAGCCTGTATATTGGTCACCATCAAGTGAATCGTCACTAGCTGAGGCTGAAATTGAATATCATGATAAAAAATCTCCTTCTATTTACGTTTCTTTCCCTGTTACAGATGGTAAAGGCGTTTTAGCAGAAGGAACAAACTTCGTTATTTGGACGACTACACCTTGGACAATTCCAGCTAACCTTGGAATTGCTGTGCACGCTAAATTAGATTATGCAGAAGTCTCTGTCAATGGCTCTCTTTATGTTGTAGCACAGGAGTTACTAAAAGAAGTTTCAGAAGAACTAGGTTGGACAGATCCAGAAGTTGTTCGTGTTATCAAAGGTGAAGAACTAGAGCATATTCTTGCGAAACACCCACTTTATGATCGCACTGCGTTAGTAATGCTTGGCGAACACGTAACGACGGATTCAGGTACTGGTTGTGTTCATACAGCACCTGGACATGGTGAAGATGACTTCTTAATCGGTAAAAAATACGGATTGGATGTTTTATGCCCAGTTGACGAGCGCGGAGTGATGACAGCTGAAGCACCTGGATTTGAAGGCGAGTTTTATGACAAAGCCAATAAATCGGTAACAGAAGCATTAGAAAAAGTAGGCGCGCTTGAAAAACTAACATTTATCACGCACTCGTATCCGCATGACTGGCGGACGAAAAAACCGGTAATTTACCGTGCAACGGCTCAATGGTTTGTATCGATTGAAGCATTCCGTGACCAAATCTTAAAAGCAATTAAAGAAACATCATTTACACCAGCATGGGGCGAAACACGTTTGTTCAACATGTTACGCGATCGTGGAGATTGGAATATTTCACGTCAGCGCGTATGGGGCGTTCCAATTCCAGTATTTTATGCTGAAAATGGGGATCCTGTTATCACAGAAGAAACCATTGCACATATTGCAAAATTGTTCCGCGAACACGGTTCAAACGTTTGGTTTGAACGTTCAACGGCAGAATTATTACCACCAGGATTTACTCACCCAAGTAGCCCGAACGGTGAATTTACAAAAGAAATGGATATTATGGATGTTTGGTTTGATTCAGGATCATCTCACCAAGGTGTTCTTGTTGAACGGGAAGATCTTCAATATCCAGCAGATCTTTATTTAGAAGGATCTGACCAATACCGTGGTTGGTTCAACTCGTCATTAACGACAAGTGTTGCTATCAATGGTCACGCGCCTTACAAAGGTATTTTGAGCCACGGCTTTACTCTTGATGGCAATGGTCGCAAAATGAGTAAATCACTTGGTAACGTTATTGTTCCGTCGAAAGTCATGAACCAAATGGGCGCAGATATTCTTCGTCTTTGGGTTGCATCGGTAGATTACACAGCAGACGTTCGTGTATCTGATGAAAACTTTAAACAAGTTTCAGAAGTTTACCGCAAAATCCGCAACACGCTGAAATTCCTCCACGGAAACTTAGCAGATTTTAATGAACAAGAGCACCGTGTTGCATTTGAAGACATGCGTGAAATGGATCAATACATGGCGATGAAATTGCAGAAGATGGTAGAAACTGTACGTAAAGGTTATGAAACATATGAGTTTTCAACAATCTATCATGCATTAAACAATTACTGTGCTAACGATTTAAGTTCATTCTACTTGGATGTTGCAAAAGACGTTGTTTACATTGAAAATGCAGATCATCCACATCGTCGTGCGATGCAAACCGTAATGTTTGATTCGTTAATGTCAATTTTAAAATTAGCAGCACCAATCATCCCTCATACAGCGGATGAGTTATGGTCTTACTTGAGCTTTGTGGAAGAAGAAAGTGTTCAATTGACGGATTTCCCAGAAGTTGTTTCAAACCCAGCGTTTGAAGGATTAAATGACAAATGGAGCAAATTTATGGACGTTCGCGATGATGTGTTAAAAGCATTGGAAGAAGCGCGTGCAGCTAAAACAATTGGTAAATCACTAGAAGCGAAAGTAACGGTCTTTGGCGACAAAGAACTTGCTACATTGCTAGCTTCTACAGACGAAAATCTTGCTCAATTGTTCATCGTATCGAAATACGAATACGGTGGAACACAAGATCAAGCACCAGAACATGCTGTAAAAATTAATGAAGTTTCTGTAACTGTTGAAAAAGCAACTGGTGAAAAATGTGAACGTTGCTGGACTATTTCTGAAGAAATTGGTCAAAGTGAAGCACATCCAACATTATGCCCTCGCTGTGCCAGTGTTGTAGAAACACAGTTTGCTTAA
- a CDS encoding YggT family protein, protein MLTLLNLILSAINIYFYILIVSVFMSWVPSIKESSFGQMISKITDPYLDIFRRFIPPIGMIDISPIVAIFTLNLASQGIIVLFRFFA, encoded by the coding sequence ATGTTAACGTTATTAAATTTAATACTATCAGCTATTAATATCTATTTTTACATTCTAATTGTGAGTGTATTTATGAGTTGGGTACCTAGCATTAAAGAGTCTAGTTTTGGACAAATGATTTCCAAAATTACTGATCCTTATTTAGATATTTTTAGACGTTTTATCCCACCAATCGGTATGATTGATATTTCACCGATTGTCGCGATTTTTACTTTAAATTTGGCAAGCCAAGGGATTATCGTATTATTTAGGTTCTTTGCTTGA
- a CDS encoding DivIVA domain-containing protein: protein MPLSPLDIHNKEFSRAFRGYQEDEVNEFLEQVMRDYEILLKDKAALEERLRSTDERVGHFNTIESTLQKSIFVAQEASEEVRRNSQKEAELIVKEAEKNADRIVNESLTKARRIATEIEELKKQSRIFKNRFKMLVEAQLDLIETDDWDTLLEYNIDTQNLEKIEKDKEETNS, encoded by the coding sequence ATGCCATTATCCCCGTTAGATATACATAACAAAGAATTCAGCCGTGCATTCCGTGGATACCAGGAAGATGAAGTAAATGAATTCCTGGAACAAGTTATGAGAGATTACGAAATTTTGCTTAAAGACAAGGCAGCTCTTGAAGAACGGTTGCGTTCAACCGACGAACGAGTGGGTCATTTCAATACAATTGAATCGACATTGCAAAAATCAATTTTTGTTGCACAAGAAGCTTCAGAAGAAGTTCGTCGTAATTCACAAAAAGAAGCTGAATTGATTGTAAAAGAAGCAGAGAAAAATGCTGATCGCATAGTTAATGAGTCATTGACTAAAGCACGTCGCATAGCAACAGAAATTGAAGAACTGAAAAAACAATCTCGTATATTCAAAAATCGTTTCAAAATGCTCGTTGAGGCTCAACTAGACTTGATCGAAACAGATGATTGGGATACATTATTGGAATACAATATTGATACACAAAATTTAGAGAAGATTGAGAAAGACAAAGAAGAGACGAACTCTTGA
- a CDS encoding cell division protein SepF yields the protein MGVKDKFKNFFYLDEYEEEEQQVREQPVKQQKPAPRYEKPAAIQEQKKAPKERHQKVEETNVSNLVSMQGASKSSKVSLAEPRVYAEAQDIAESLKNKQAVVVNLQRIEKDQGLRIIDFLSGTVYALGGDIQRIGTDIFLCVPDTVEVDGAISDYYYDEQQ from the coding sequence ATGGGCGTGAAAGACAAATTCAAAAATTTCTTTTATTTAGATGAGTATGAAGAAGAAGAACAACAAGTACGTGAGCAACCCGTTAAACAACAAAAACCTGCTCCGCGATATGAAAAGCCAGCTGCTATACAAGAGCAGAAAAAAGCACCGAAAGAACGGCACCAGAAAGTGGAGGAGACCAATGTGTCTAATTTAGTCAGTATGCAAGGAGCTTCAAAATCTTCAAAAGTTAGCTTAGCAGAACCGAGGGTTTATGCTGAAGCACAAGATATCGCAGAAAGCTTAAAAAACAAGCAAGCCGTAGTTGTCAACCTTCAACGCATTGAAAAAGATCAAGGTCTGCGGATTATCGACTTTTTAAGTGGAACTGTTTATGCTCTTGGTGGAGACATTCAACGTATTGGAACGGATATTTTCTTATGCGTACCAGACACTGTAGAAGTGGATGGCGCCATTTCAGATTATTATTACGACGAGCAACAATAA
- a CDS encoding small basic family protein, whose amino-acid sequence MWLSILGLILGISLGLLTDMQIPPEYANYLSIAVLASLDTLFGGIRAHLQQVYDDKVFVSGFFFNIALAAGLAFLGVHLGVDLYLAAIFAFGVRLFQNIAVIRRIILAKWAEKKEVRETI is encoded by the coding sequence ATGTGGCTATCCATTTTAGGTTTAATACTCGGTATATCGCTAGGACTTCTAACGGACATGCAAATACCGCCAGAATATGCCAATTATTTGTCCATAGCCGTATTAGCATCACTCGATACACTTTTTGGCGGAATACGTGCTCATCTACAACAAGTGTATGATGATAAAGTATTTGTTTCTGGATTCTTTTTCAACATTGCATTAGCAGCGGGTCTTGCTTTTCTCGGTGTTCATCTAGGCGTAGATTTGTATTTAGCTGCGATATTTGCATTTGGTGTGCGGCTATTTCAAAATATTGCAGTCATTCGACGCATAATATTGGCAAAATGGGCTGAAAAAAAAGAAGTTAGAGAAACAATTTGA
- the ftsZ gene encoding cell division protein FtsZ, with amino-acid sequence MLEFDTNIDALAVIKVIGVGGGGNNAVNRMIEHGVQGVEFIAVNTDAQALNLSKAEVRLQIGGKLTRGLGAGANPDVGKKAAEESKEQIEEALRGADMVFVTAGMGGGTGTGAAPVIAGIAKELGALTVGVVTRPFTFEGRKRSTQAIGGIATMKESVDTLIVIPNDRLLEIVDKNTPMLEAFREADNVLRQGVSGISDLIAVPGLINLDFADVKTIMSNKGSALMGIGVSSGENRASEAAKKAVSSPLLEVSVDGAKGVLMNITGGSNLSLYEVQEAADIVASASDEEVNMIFGSVINDNLKDEIIVTVIATGFNEEQLQPRTPRGSGLNSSRVQSIQQQAPAPSIRDARREDQRRDEQRREEQPPYYNQEPQRQEKHSDDALDIPTFLRNRQKRR; translated from the coding sequence ATGTTGGAATTTGATACAAATATTGATGCACTAGCCGTAATTAAAGTTATTGGGGTAGGTGGCGGTGGTAACAATGCCGTAAACCGTATGATCGAACACGGAGTACAAGGTGTAGAATTTATAGCAGTAAACACAGATGCTCAAGCTTTAAACTTATCTAAAGCAGAAGTGCGTCTTCAAATTGGTGGTAAATTGACACGCGGTCTTGGAGCCGGTGCTAACCCTGATGTAGGTAAAAAAGCAGCAGAAGAAAGCAAAGAGCAAATTGAAGAAGCATTGCGCGGAGCCGATATGGTATTCGTAACTGCAGGAATGGGCGGCGGAACAGGAACTGGTGCGGCACCAGTTATTGCTGGAATCGCAAAAGAACTTGGGGCATTGACTGTTGGTGTCGTTACTCGTCCATTTACTTTCGAAGGTCGTAAACGTTCAACACAAGCAATCGGTGGTATTGCAACGATGAAAGAATCAGTTGATACATTGATTGTTATTCCAAACGATCGTTTACTTGAAATCGTTGATAAAAACACACCAATGCTTGAAGCTTTCCGCGAAGCGGATAATGTTTTACGCCAGGGTGTATCTGGTATCTCTGATTTGATCGCCGTTCCTGGATTGATCAACTTGGATTTCGCCGACGTTAAAACGATTATGTCTAACAAAGGTTCTGCACTTATGGGAATCGGTGTATCTTCTGGAGAAAACCGTGCGTCTGAAGCGGCTAAAAAAGCTGTTTCAAGTCCATTACTTGAAGTTTCAGTTGACGGTGCTAAAGGAGTCTTAATGAACATTACAGGCGGATCTAACCTTAGCCTTTATGAAGTTCAAGAAGCAGCTGATATTGTAGCTTCTGCATCTGATGAAGAAGTTAACATGATTTTCGGTTCTGTTATTAACGATAACTTGAAAGATGAAATTATCGTGACAGTTATTGCGACTGGATTTAATGAAGAGCAGCTACAACCAAGAACGCCAAGAGGATCTGGATTGAATTCAAGCCGTGTGCAGTCGATTCAACAACAGGCTCCAGCGCCTTCAATCCGTGATGCACGCCGTGAAGATCAGCGTCGTGACGAGCAACGTCGTGAAGAACAACCACCTTATTATAACCAAGAGCCACAAAGACAAGAAAAACATAGCGACGATGCATTAGACATTCCGACTTTCTTACGCAATCGTCAAAAGAGACGTTAA